The Denticeps clupeoides chromosome 4, fDenClu1.1, whole genome shotgun sequence genome segment TGAACACTGACCTTCAACATCATGCCAGCTTGTTCTATTGCCCTGCAGACGGGCAAAGACAGAGAGTTCAGGATAAAAAAAccaaggatttaaaaaaaaaaaaagaataatgcaACTTACTTCGCGGCGTGGAAGAGTCTGAGCAATGAGATTAAGTGAATAACGGACACGGGGAAGAGATTGTACATCTGCTTGCTAATCCTGCGTAAAAAGGATACGCTTTGTTCTCCGTGTGGTTCTCGGCTTCTTTCAGATAGGCTTCTTTGGCCTCCTCAAACTGCTTAGCATTCTTGAAGGCCACCGCTGGTGGGGCGGAGGGAGACAACAGACATACTTGCATCATTGTCCTGTTCCAGGACCTCAGCAAACTGCTGCAGCGTTGATCAGGATGATCTTTCCCCCCTTGCGGTCCCACTTTCTGTCCATAACCACTTGGTCCTGCTACTCAgggcccatcccgggacacgaGGCAATCTGGAGTTGCCAACCCACCCAACCCATgccgggaggaaaccggagagcccagaggaaacccgtgacaacacggggagagcatgcaaactccatgcacacaaggtccgagccgggattcgaactcacaaccttccaCCGTAGGCCACCGTCGCTAACTTCTCACCTGCTTTCGAGTATTCTGAGGCAGCTCCATCGTAGTCTGGCTTCCACTTCGTCATGCTGGTCTTCAAACTTGagaagagggagaagaaaaaaaaaaagatcaccaCACAAGTTCCACAACCCACATCCACCGCATAACCATCACTTGGCCAGAAGGTCTGCCATCTAGAGAACATTGAGAACACTGAGATGGAGAAGGTGTCCGGTCATGAGGGGCAGAACAACGCAAGGTCATGAGCTCCAGCCCAACTTCCGAGGCCACGCAGCATCACCCCGAGACCCGGGAGGAGGGGCGTCATTTGACGAGGTCGCGTTTTGCGCGTCTCTTATCTCGAAGCGGACGTCGGGAATGCACGAATGCGGGACCAGACGCGCCGACTTTACCATTTCTCCGCTCGGGCGATGTGTTCGTGCGCCTCGTTGATCTTCTGGGCGGCCATGTCTGCGGCTGACGGGGGGGCGGGATGAACCGCGGATCCGCCGACGGCCGATAATCCGCcgtcgtgacgtcaccgcgtTACTACGGCAGCCGCATCCCGCCACGCGGACGTACACACATGCGTGCTCGTACTAGACCTCCCttgttcaggaagggactatttaaaaaaaagaatgattacAGGTGGACGTGTTAATAACGTAGATGTTGATATGTGGACatgttctagaagaactgggcATCGGCCTCTTCCCAACTCTGTAGAATAGCCACCGATCGATGGAGAACGATACTGTGTTACTGCTCAGAGAACAAAGTCTCtttttctacacacatcatgtcaaaaaaaatgaaattctgCAACGAACCCTTTAACTAAatcaatgttgttgttttttttattccaaaaaattCCAAGGTTGCCTTCTGAtccgcgaaggtgccactgagcaaagcgccgtccccacactcttctccccgggcgcctgtcattgcttcccactgctcactaagggtgatgttaaaagcagaggacacatttcgttgtgtcaccatgtgctgtgctgcagtgttccacaatgataatcacttcactttcaggtttgttaacaatgaaataacaattctgtatgtgtgtgtgtgtgtgtgtaacagagaAGTCAGATAATTGTTTCTTAAGTGAGACTTTTTACGTTTATTTAAATCACATTACAAACACGTAAAACCCGGCGGCCTTAAAATGACCCTTACAGTTTAAAGGCAACAGTTAACGCTACAGTTCAATACTCTGGCCCAGTTTGCGCCTGGACCTTTTAACAGGGATGCACTTCTGGCCCTTAATGTTGAAAGATGCATCTTCGTCGGATGAGTACTGAGTGAGATCCACAATTACAGCCCCGCCCGTTGCTGTGACCGATGCACCGGCAGCAGGAGCGTctgaataaagaaagaaaaaaaaataaaaaatggcttAAATGGAATCCAACCCAGCGGCGGAGGGTGGACATCAGAGACTCCATTCACTGTTAGCAAATGTtaactctcctgatgttgcctGGACAGACAGAGGCATgacacaatagaagttacaggaaTAAAAAGTTTCCAATTTATTAACATAAACTATTATTGTacttacatggaaatattgcatgtaaaatggTGCCAATatgacagaaagacagaaaaggagCTCCACGGGGGGAGCCTGGACCTCAGAGAAGCTGCAGCAGGAAAGTCGAAGGAAACCCCAGAAACTGGGGTTAGGGTTCGCTAATAGTTTGGCTTACTGTGGCACAGTGGTCTCCTGCTCAGCTCTTGGTCTTCCTGACCTCCCACGGGTCTCCACGAGCCATCAGCCAGGTACTCGATCTCCTCCACAGACCCATCGGTAGAGTCCAGAATCTCTGACAGCAGCCTGCACACCACCACAACACGTTTAACCTTTAACAAGTTTATTAACTGACATACATGCGATTCCCACTTTCCCACAATAAGAGTTCAGCACGGGCTGAACCTGCAGACAGTGGTCATTTTGATtccaatattttatttcttttgactaaaatgtaatataatttctGTCGGTTCAGTTATTCAGATTCTTTTTGTCTAGTTTTAGTTGACTAAATATCAAAAGATATTAAAAGTGCGAAGTTTCCCTCGAAAACCGATGGGAAAGAATGGCATTATGGGCTGACACAGATTTCACTCCTAtttgaaacgcaaacatgtttaCTTAGTACTGGTGCTCTCTGAAGAGcaaaatacatattattaatattttgttggctgttaaatgtttaaagaaaaaaaaaataccagtaATGGTATCAGGGATTTGTACCAATTAtcaagatgaaaaagaaaataaaaagccaaACACACGGTTCACACTACGCCATGTGGAAATTGGCCCGTATGTCTGCTCTTCTTGACATTTTGGCGTGTTTTATGAGAGCGTGGGGGCTAGGAGAAGATCAAACTATTACCCCTCATATAGATCACTTCTGATCGGATCCCTTTCGCCTTTCCTTAGGCGAACGGTGTTAGTTTTGATTGGATTTTTTTCATCTCATTTGTTTTGACAAAAAGGGTCACTTCTGTTTAGTTATTGGATCACTTAAGTCTGAAAATAAAGGTCGTTGACAATAACTATGATTAAAATGAACGCTGCCTGCAGACAAATGTTTTACTGAGTCACGATTCATCCTCCCCTTACCCATCAATGACGAGGTGGCTGAAGGGGGCGGGCTTGTCACACACGGGGCACGTCCAGGTTGGCTTCCGCTTGTTCATCTGGAGGTAGAAGAGGGCATCAAAGCACTGCAGGTGTGCACAACTTGCTGCGCTGCACGGCACACTGAGACGCATCTTTGCCAGCTGAGCCGGggtgaaaaagagaaagagagaaaacacGCTCATCTTCACTTTTAAAACCCTGGATGAGGGTGGGCCTGCAGGAGCAGCTCTGTGCATTAGACTTACTGGGCAGGTGAGGGCCACGCATAGCCTGGTGGTGGTGATCTCAGACTCGGGGTCACCGTGGAGCTCTTTACAAACTGCGTGGAACAGCAGCACccacatttacaaatgaacacTTATACAAAGACAGCACGATTGCATAAATACAGTCATAATTCATTCCAAATCCACATcccttatttgttttttttattattggtttttacagaaagaaaaatagGCAGAGAAAGGCAAGAAGAAACTAGATGGAATAacaatttgaacaattaaaaacaaaagaacaaaaaaaaaaaagcagtaacaTATGCAGCTTAATAGAAATGTGggtgcctagtgggtaacacactcgcctataaaccaggagacccaggttcaaatcccacttactaccattgtgtccctgagcaagacacttaaccctaagttgctccagggggactgtccctgtaactactgattgtaagtcgctctggataagggcgtctggtaaatgctgtaaatgaacaatCATTATTGCATGAGGCAAAATGCTGGAGGAGGGGCTCCCAAACCTTCATGACCATTGACTCCATTCTGGTCAAAGTGTAGCGAATTTTCTCCAAATGTAAAACTCTCCCAAGTTCCTTAAGCCACAATTAAATCGAACGCTTTATCAGACCTCCGATGCTGCGATAAAAACTTCCAACCTGGCAGAGTACAGAGGGAGACTGACGGTCTGACTGACGTTCATCTGCTAGAAGAGGACCTACCTTAACATCTTTATTTAAGCCTTCAGACATATGATGAAAAATGTTTGCCTAAAATgaattgaggtttttttttggaactccTGATGGACAGTGACCGGTGAAGTTCGTACTCACTGCGAGAGCGCCGCTGATCGGCACGTTCTACTGCGCTTTTCCGGAGTTCAGTCAGCAGCTCCTCGGCACTCAACACCCGCACCAGCAGCACCGCGAACGAGTAGCGCTGGCAGGGAGAGGAAGACTGAGCTACATGAGCGGCAGCATTAACAATGCGGCATTTCTCACAATTTTCTGCAGAATTTTCACAACAGGCCGGCATGGCCTCGCCGCCTACCTTCCCAAAGTCTCCCCAAAAAATGCTCACAGACTGCTGTGCATCGCAGAGATTCAGGCTGGACGTGACGTCCACCGGAATACAGGGACGACAGGGTTCCACCCCGGGTTTGTTAGACGGG includes the following:
- the LOC114787757 gene encoding E3 SUMO-protein ligase PIAS4-A-like, giving the protein MVESLRVTELRALLSAMGQVKTGPKRELLQRVLRLVGAACGPELLGHIQQQYSSRQAAKTPGRTRGRRSGAAHPEPVPAVKMIDLPFYQALDTLVQPTALGTTNSHTLHRRMVWFVLNETHREQIKLCRSRGSDVQVVIRTCYTECVGIEEDQYPPNFSLVVNEEVQPVTCRYPSNKPGVEPCRPCIPVDVTSSLNLCDAQQSVSIFWGDFGKSSSPCQRYSFAVLLVRVLSAEELLTELRKSAVERADQRRSRICKELHGDPESEITTTRLCVALTCPLAKMRLSVPCSAASCAHLQCFDALFYLQMNKRKPTWTCPVCDKPAPFSHLVIDGLLSEILDSTDGSVEEIEYLADGSWRPVGGQEDQELSRRPLCHNAPAAGASVTATGGAVIVDLTQYSSDEDASFNIKGQKCIPVKRSRRKLGQSIEL